A stretch of the Candidatus Zixiibacteriota bacterium genome encodes the following:
- a CDS encoding TIGR03960 family B12-binding radical SAM protein, with the protein MKALLEQKFFPFVIRPGRYSGGEPGQIVKDPEGRVKYLHAFPDKYELGQSYLGLQTLYHVINSDDRFLCERVFAVDNDAEQVMRREQIPLFSLESYRPANQFDVVGFTLTYELVYTNVLAMLDLAGIPLRNRNRTDEGPIIMAGGPAVYNPEPLAEFIDLFFIGDAEEGLVEMLAVLHGMPGASRREKLEAICREVSSVYVPSFYDASRKPLHDFAPDKIVARLVTELKPEYYPKQPLVPLVDVVHSHLAVEIMRGCPQGCRFCQAGPIYRPVRPRPQKDIIEQTETQLKNTGYEEISLVSLSSSDYPGIDELGTSLARKLEQQKVSISLPSLRPGTLSPQLLEAVKQVRKAGLTISPEAGTERLRLFIRKEIPDAAIVETAALAFKLGWTTLKLYFMIGLPTETEDDLIGIVKLIKKIYDIAFEYPGRKTVNVTLSPFVPKAHTPFQWDELISADEMLRRINLIKRVNRVSQVNFKYPMVETSVLQGVLGRGGREMNEVIEKAYEKGCRFDGWSEDFKFERWLTSFEKCGIDIKEHSRPIPFDRDLPWSHIQKSVSVEHLLKERQKTSLEQVTYESRQILDEQPMRLSDSGPQFGRSKKRVITQSTSAPTKNRLRIRWGKTDRLKYMSHLDNMRLIERSIRRACLPVAYSQGHNPTMKLSFGPPLPLGFTSEAELLDITLETNLMPYMIEKLKSVIPDGLFFVEAKAALGKTQSLSAALNRAVYQLNSNDLLKEDVILRNIDRTMNAKELPVERAGKNQTTVVDIRPAIYSLTYQKGLLTMTLGIGEGGYARPSEILLLLTDGDRQKAEYFAQKLHRFDLFRVEQNGEQISAMDV; encoded by the coding sequence ATGAAGGCTTTACTGGAGCAAAAATTTTTCCCGTTTGTCATCAGGCCGGGGCGATACAGCGGCGGCGAACCGGGACAGATCGTCAAGGATCCCGAGGGCAGGGTGAAATATCTTCATGCCTTCCCTGATAAGTATGAGCTGGGACAGTCGTATCTCGGTCTGCAGACACTCTATCACGTCATAAATTCCGATGACCGCTTTTTGTGCGAACGGGTGTTTGCCGTCGACAATGACGCCGAGCAGGTGATGCGTCGCGAGCAGATACCTCTGTTCTCGCTTGAGTCTTACCGTCCGGCGAACCAGTTCGATGTTGTCGGTTTCACTCTTACCTATGAGCTTGTGTACACGAATGTGCTGGCCATGCTCGACCTGGCCGGCATCCCTCTTCGCAACAGAAACCGAACTGACGAAGGTCCCATCATCATGGCCGGGGGACCGGCTGTATATAATCCGGAGCCTCTCGCGGAATTCATTGATCTGTTTTTTATCGGCGATGCCGAAGAGGGGCTTGTCGAGATGCTGGCGGTGCTTCACGGCATGCCCGGTGCGTCCCGGCGTGAGAAGCTGGAGGCTATCTGCCGCGAAGTATCATCGGTGTACGTACCATCCTTCTATGATGCCAGTAGAAAACCGCTTCATGATTTCGCCCCCGATAAGATTGTTGCCCGGTTGGTGACCGAGCTCAAGCCCGAGTATTATCCCAAGCAGCCCTTAGTGCCGCTCGTTGATGTTGTTCACAGTCATCTGGCGGTTGAGATAATGCGCGGGTGTCCTCAAGGTTGTCGATTTTGTCAGGCGGGCCCGATTTACCGTCCGGTGCGTCCTCGCCCTCAAAAAGACATTATCGAGCAGACGGAGACGCAGTTGAAAAATACCGGCTACGAGGAAATCAGTCTGGTCTCGCTGTCGTCGTCGGACTATCCCGGGATTGACGAGTTAGGAACCAGCCTCGCCAGGAAGCTGGAGCAGCAGAAGGTGTCAATATCGTTGCCGTCGCTGAGGCCGGGTACCCTCAGCCCGCAGCTACTGGAGGCGGTAAAGCAGGTTCGTAAGGCCGGGCTGACGATTTCGCCGGAAGCGGGCACGGAGCGGTTGCGCTTATTTATTCGCAAAGAGATTCCCGACGCAGCTATTGTGGAGACAGCCGCGCTGGCCTTCAAGCTGGGTTGGACGACACTCAAACTCTATTTCATGATCGGCCTGCCGACGGAAACCGAAGATGACCTGATTGGTATAGTGAAGCTCATAAAGAAGATTTACGACATTGCCTTTGAGTATCCGGGGCGAAAAACCGTCAATGTGACTCTGTCGCCGTTCGTACCGAAGGCCCACACGCCTTTCCAGTGGGATGAGCTTATTTCGGCCGATGAGATGTTGCGGCGAATCAATCTGATCAAACGTGTCAATCGTGTCAGTCAGGTCAATTTCAAGTATCCGATGGTGGAAACATCGGTGCTTCAAGGAGTCCTCGGTCGCGGGGGCCGTGAAATGAACGAGGTGATTGAAAAAGCATACGAAAAGGGATGTCGCTTCGATGGTTGGAGTGAGGATTTCAAGTTTGAGAGGTGGCTGACATCTTTTGAAAAGTGCGGTATTGATATAAAGGAGCATTCCAGGCCGATACCATTCGACCGTGATCTTCCGTGGTCACATATCCAGAAGAGTGTATCTGTCGAGCATCTTCTTAAGGAACGTCAGAAGACATCGCTGGAACAAGTGACTTACGAGAGCCGGCAGATTCTTGATGAGCAACCGATGCGTTTATCGGATTCGGGTCCTCAGTTCGGCAGGAGTAAAAAGAGGGTGATCACTCAGAGCACATCGGCCCCCACCAAGAATCGTCTGCGTATCCGCTGGGGTAAAACTGATCGGTTGAAGTATATGAGTCATCTGGACAATATGCGCTTGATCGAGCGCTCTATCCGGCGTGCCTGTTTGCCTGTGGCGTACAGCCAGGGACACAACCCGACGATGAAGCTGTCTTTTGGTCCTCCCCTGCCTCTGGGGTTTACCTCGGAAGCCGAACTTCTGGATATCACGTTGGAGACCAATCTGATGCCTTATATGATAGAAAAGCTCAAGTCGGTCATTCCGGATGGGCTGTTCTTTGTCGAGGCAAAGGCAGCGCTGGGTAAGACACAGTCGTTATCGGCGGCGCTTAACCGGGCCGTTTACCAACTTAATTCAAACGACCTGCTAAAGGAAGACGTAATACTGCGTAATATAGATAGGACAATGAACGCCAAAGAATTGCCGGTCGAAAGGGCAGGAAAGAACCAGACGACAGTAGTTGACATACGCCCGGCCATTTACAGCCTTACCTATCAAAAAGGGTTGCTGACCATGACCTTGGGCATCGGGGAGGGGGGCTATGCCCGGCCATCGGAAATACTGCTTCTGCTGACAGATGGCGACCGTCAGAAAGCAGAGTATTTTGCTCAAAAACTGCACAGGTTCGACCTGTTCAGAGTAGAGCAAAATGGGGAACAGATTTCCGCAATGGATGTTTAA
- a CDS encoding YifB family Mg chelatase-like AAA ATPase yields MLSRVISSATLGVDAYAVEVESDIQQQLPAFITVGLPEGAVKESKERVTSAIKNSDFVFPSKRVTINLAPADIRKEGSAFDLPIAVGILAATGQILRDRCDDFVMLGELSLDGTLRPVPGVLPMVMHFREANGVKGIIVPRENAKEAAIAGTLPVYPVSSLKEAVHFLEDESTVRKFEVDIDSVFSDAQRYSIDFSDVKGQQSAKRALEVAAAGGHNIIMIGPPGSGKTMLARRMPSILPDMSIEEALETTKIHSVAGRLPVDSALIATRPFRSPHHSISYAGLIGGGAIPKPGEVSLAHHGVLFLDELPEFKKDILEMLRQPMEDNEVTISRATTTLTYPAGFMLIAAMNPCPCGYYGDPNHECNCSAAEIQRYMSRISGPLMDRIDIHITVPSVKFKELSSEASGEKSRIIAQRANTARKIQQNRFRGESNIFCNAHMESRDIRKYCQIDDKSQALLSLAITKQGLSARAYDRILKLARTIADLAGSESIEMGHVAEAIHYRTLDRKLWL; encoded by the coding sequence ATGTTGTCCAGGGTCATTTCGTCGGCGACGCTTGGGGTCGATGCTTACGCGGTCGAGGTTGAGTCGGATATCCAGCAGCAGCTTCCGGCCTTCATAACGGTAGGCCTGCCCGAGGGGGCAGTAAAAGAATCCAAAGAAAGAGTAACATCGGCAATCAAAAACTCCGATTTTGTCTTTCCCTCCAAGAGAGTGACTATCAATCTCGCGCCGGCTGATATCAGAAAGGAGGGTTCGGCGTTCGATCTTCCTATCGCCGTCGGAATTCTGGCCGCAACCGGCCAGATTCTTCGTGACAGATGCGATGACTTCGTTATGCTGGGGGAATTGTCGCTTGATGGTACGCTGAGACCGGTACCGGGAGTGTTGCCGATGGTAATGCATTTTCGTGAGGCAAATGGTGTGAAGGGGATCATCGTGCCACGCGAGAACGCCAAGGAGGCTGCTATTGCCGGAACATTGCCGGTCTACCCGGTGTCGTCGCTCAAGGAGGCGGTACATTTTCTTGAAGATGAGAGCACGGTGAGAAAGTTCGAGGTTGATATCGACTCTGTTTTCAGTGACGCGCAGCGCTACAGTATAGATTTTTCCGATGTAAAGGGTCAGCAGTCGGCCAAGCGGGCCTTGGAGGTGGCCGCGGCCGGAGGGCACAACATAATAATGATTGGTCCTCCCGGCTCGGGCAAGACCATGCTGGCGCGCCGGATGCCATCGATTTTACCGGATATGTCTATCGAAGAGGCATTGGAGACGACCAAGATACATTCGGTCGCGGGGCGTCTTCCGGTGGACTCAGCTCTTATCGCGACACGACCGTTTCGTTCGCCTCACCATTCGATATCCTATGCCGGTCTCATCGGAGGAGGCGCCATTCCCAAGCCGGGAGAGGTGTCACTTGCCCATCACGGGGTACTGTTTTTGGACGAGTTACCCGAGTTCAAAAAGGATATCCTCGAGATGCTGCGTCAGCCAATGGAAGACAACGAAGTGACCATATCCAGAGCCACGACGACACTTACTTACCCGGCCGGGTTCATGCTCATCGCCGCCATGAATCCCTGCCCGTGCGGCTATTACGGTGACCCGAATCATGAGTGTAATTGTTCGGCGGCCGAGATACAGCGTTACATGTCGCGCATATCGGGGCCCTTGATGGATAGGATCGATATTCACATCACGGTTCCATCGGTGAAATTCAAGGAGCTTTCTTCGGAAGCCAGCGGTGAGAAATCGCGGATTATCGCCCAACGCGCCAATACTGCCAGAAAGATTCAGCAGAATCGGTTCCGGGGTGAAAGCAACATCTTCTGCAACGCTCATATGGAGTCCCGGGACATACGTAAGTACTGTCAGATCGATGATAAATCACAGGCTCTTCTTTCCCTCGCCATCACGAAACAGGGGTTGTCTGCCCGCGCGTATGACCGTATTTTGAAACTGGCCCGAACGATTGCCGACCTAGCCGGTTCGGAGTCGATCGAGATGGGTCATGTGGCCGAGGCAATCCATTATCGGACCCTGGACCGCAAGCTCTGGTTGTAG
- a CDS encoding rhodanese-like domain-containing protein, with protein MEDLQLQDVSGSISRIALLVLLGLATTLTVVCVNGSVPTVTVEELARLAADSTSNIFLLDVRTTGEWKDGHLSFADLRVPYDSLDVHTDLLPTDRSTPIYCFCRTGRRSGIAARRLIEMGYLNVFNVDGGIRAWTGAGYKIVTEK; from the coding sequence GTGGAAGATTTACAGCTTCAAGACGTTTCAGGATCCATCAGCCGAATAGCACTGCTGGTTTTGCTTGGTCTGGCGACAACCTTGACCGTAGTCTGTGTCAATGGTTCGGTGCCGACAGTTACGGTCGAGGAACTGGCCAGGCTGGCGGCGGATTCGACCTCGAATATATTCCTGCTCGATGTTCGCACTACCGGGGAATGGAAAGACGGTCATCTGAGTTTTGCTGATTTGCGTGTACCTTATGACAGTCTTGATGTTCACACTGACTTGCTTCCGACAGACAGGAGCACTCCCATCTACTGTTTTTGCCGCACCGGACGCCGCAGCGGGATTGCCGCGCGCCGATTGATTGAGATGGGATATCTAAACGTTTTCAACGTTGACGGCGGCATTCGGGCCTGGACGGGGGCAGGATATAAGATTGTAACTGAAAAGTAG
- a CDS encoding PorV/PorQ family protein, with amino-acid sequence MKNKAIAAALLAGLLLWAGPATVVFGADINSNAGTSAFSFLKINISARAVAMGGAFTGLSDDESSLYYNPAGITSLEEKRFILGYHNYFVDIQSGFAGYIQNIGANRFLGLYASYLNYGDFVQTDQFGNTTGEFSGGDFMIAGSFAFKHGYNMSFGATAKFIYEKIQDYSATGLAVDLGGKYTADRNRWSAGAMIQNLGAQLSALGEKKDKLPLTFRGGGSYKPRGIPITLSSDVIIPVDNDIIFAVGGEYFALKPFYVRLGWNSFGSNFRAAESDDSWAGFSVGVGFDIKRLQISYAFSPSADLGESHRITLTGGL; translated from the coding sequence ATGAAGAACAAAGCGATTGCGGCGGCGCTCCTGGCGGGCCTGCTTTTGTGGGCGGGGCCGGCAACGGTAGTGTTCGGGGCGGATATCAACTCGAATGCCGGGACCAGTGCCTTTTCTTTTCTCAAGATAAACATCAGTGCCCGCGCCGTTGCGATGGGAGGCGCTTTTACGGGTTTGTCCGATGACGAGTCATCGCTCTATTATAACCCCGCCGGTATTACATCGCTCGAAGAAAAGCGGTTCATTCTTGGCTACCACAATTACTTCGTTGACATACAGAGCGGGTTTGCCGGCTATATTCAGAACATTGGCGCGAACAGATTTCTCGGCCTTTATGCGAGCTATCTTAATTATGGCGATTTTGTCCAGACCGATCAATTCGGCAACACCACCGGTGAGTTCAGCGGTGGTGACTTCATGATAGCGGGGAGTTTCGCCTTCAAGCACGGATACAATATGTCCTTCGGAGCCACGGCCAAATTCATTTACGAAAAGATTCAGGATTATTCCGCGACCGGCCTGGCTGTCGATCTGGGCGGCAAATATACTGCCGATCGTAATCGGTGGTCGGCCGGAGCCATGATTCAGAATCTGGGTGCTCAACTTTCCGCTCTGGGCGAAAAGAAGGATAAGCTTCCGCTTACGTTTCGGGGCGGCGGTTCTTACAAGCCGCGGGGTATTCCGATCACGCTGTCGTCGGATGTCATTATTCCGGTCGACAACGATATAATCTTCGCCGTGGGCGGCGAATATTTCGCGCTCAAACCGTTCTATGTCCGCCTGGGTTGGAATTCATTCGGCTCCAATTTCAGGGCTGCCGAGTCTGATGACAGCTGGGCGGGTTTTTCGGTCGGCGTAGGTTTCGATATAAAACGACTTCAAATATCTTATGCGTTTTCGCCCTCGGCTGACCTGGGTGAAAGTCATAGAATCACATTAACGGGTGGGTTGTGA
- a CDS encoding LptE family protein, translating into MSRLVVISVVLLGLLFGGCGVYTFNPRGKSEIKSIAVERFGNQTAEYGLEDQVTDLVTDALISDGTMQVVSSDLAEALLEGTLVGYDRKPYNYDENDRVTSYEVTMAFQVTLRNRADDTELWTERISRQGIYLVDTETEDIAQQKAIKLLVDDILNKTTKSW; encoded by the coding sequence ATGAGTCGTTTAGTCGTAATTTCAGTGGTTTTGCTGGGACTCTTATTTGGCGGCTGTGGTGTCTATACCTTCAATCCCAGAGGAAAGTCGGAGATAAAGTCGATCGCCGTAGAACGATTCGGGAATCAGACTGCGGAGTACGGACTTGAGGATCAGGTTACCGATCTGGTGACAGATGCTCTTATATCGGATGGTACGATGCAGGTGGTATCGTCGGACCTGGCCGAGGCATTGCTGGAAGGAACGCTGGTTGGCTACGACAGAAAGCCGTATAATTATGATGAGAACGACCGGGTGACCAGTTACGAAGTGACGATGGCTTTCCAGGTGACGTTGCGCAACCGTGCCGATGATACCGAGTTATGGACGGAGAGGATAAGTCGCCAGGGGATCTATCTGGTTGATACTGAGACTGAGGATATCGCCCAGCAGAAGGCTATTAAGCTTCTTGTCGATGACATTCTGAATAAGACCACGAAAAGCTGGTAG
- the hutI gene encoding imidazolonepropionase: protein MPPEKKATLLIKNIGQLVTMTGPVPRIGKNMNDLGLVNNGGIAIAGEEILAVGESEKVQGHAPLAEGCTVIDAQGMVATPGFIDPHTHPVFSMTREKEFEMRIQGKSYMEIAQSGGGIRASVRDLRNTPAAVLKEKTKSRLDRFLKYGVTTIEAKSGYGLSTESEIKQLEIIRELNQLHAIEMVPTFLGAHEVPDEYRDNRARYIDIIINEMLPAVTKDNLAEFSDIFCEEGVFDIEESRRIQSAAAKAGLKLKFHADELESTGGAELAAEMKARSADHLVYVSDAGIKAMAASQTAAVLLPGTTFSLASKQYAPARKMIEAGVVVALSTDCNPGSSYSESMPIIISLAALQMKLTAAEALSAVTVNAAYAIDRHEKIGQLKEGLQADIVLWNMADYRELPYHYGVNLAAKVIKKGKLVVNG, encoded by the coding sequence ATGCCACCTGAGAAAAAAGCTACGTTGCTGATAAAAAATATTGGTCAATTGGTCACCATGACCGGTCCGGTACCTCGCATCGGTAAAAACATGAATGACCTCGGGCTGGTAAACAACGGCGGTATTGCGATCGCCGGCGAGGAAATTCTGGCGGTGGGTGAATCGGAGAAGGTTCAGGGACACGCACCGCTGGCCGAGGGATGCACGGTAATCGACGCCCAGGGGATGGTTGCCACGCCGGGGTTTATCGACCCTCACACCCACCCGGTTTTCTCGATGACACGAGAAAAAGAGTTTGAAATGCGCATCCAGGGCAAAAGCTACATGGAGATAGCTCAGTCGGGTGGCGGAATACGCGCATCCGTTCGGGACCTTCGCAACACTCCGGCCGCGGTGCTAAAGGAAAAGACAAAGTCAAGGCTGGATCGTTTTTTGAAGTATGGTGTGACTACAATCGAGGCCAAATCGGGTTACGGGTTATCGACGGAATCGGAAATCAAGCAACTTGAGATTATTCGCGAACTCAACCAACTTCATGCGATCGAGATGGTCCCCACATTTCTGGGGGCGCACGAGGTGCCCGACGAATACCGTGATAACAGGGCGAGGTATATCGATATCATCATAAACGAGATGTTGCCGGCGGTCACCAAAGACAATCTGGCCGAGTTTTCGGACATCTTCTGTGAGGAGGGTGTTTTCGATATCGAGGAGTCGCGGCGAATCCAGTCAGCGGCCGCGAAGGCCGGACTGAAGTTGAAGTTTCACGCGGATGAGTTGGAATCCACCGGTGGAGCCGAGCTGGCGGCCGAGATGAAAGCTCGCTCAGCCGACCATCTGGTGTACGTCTCGGATGCGGGTATAAAGGCGATGGCGGCATCGCAAACAGCCGCGGTGCTTTTGCCGGGGACAACTTTTTCGCTGGCGAGTAAACAATACGCTCCGGCCCGCAAGATGATCGAGGCCGGTGTTGTCGTGGCTCTTTCAACCGACTGCAATCCCGGTTCGAGCTACAGCGAGTCGATGCCGATTATAATTTCGTTGGCGGCGCTTCAGATGAAGCTCACCGCGGCCGAGGCACTTTCGGCTGTAACGGTAAACGCGGCTTATGCCATCGACCGCCATGAGAAAATCGGGCAGCTCAAGGAAGGTCTTCAGGCCGACATCGTGTTGTGGAACATGGCCGATTACAGAGAATTGCCGTATCATTATGGTGTGAATCTGGCGGCCAAGGTAATCAAGAAGGGTAAGCTGGTCGTAAACGGTTAA
- the hutU gene encoding urocanate hydratase, with amino-acid sequence MKAKKVKAAHGLKISCRGWHQEAALRMLNNNLDPEVAEKPDELIIYGGSGKAARNWDAYAAIVQSLKKLGNDETLLVQSGKPVGIFQTHEHSPRVLIANSNLVPRWATWEKFRQLDQLGLIMYGQMTAGSWIYIGTQGIIQGTYETFAAAAEQHFKGDLSGKWILTGGMGGMGGAQPLAGTMAGASILVVEVDESRINRRVKQGFCDIKVKELDKALKLIKDHTKSNEPISIGLVGNCADVFPEIFRRGILPDMVTDQTSAHDELNGYIPEGLTMVEANRLRKKNPKEYMKRSYDSMVKHCAAMIKFQKAGSIVFDYGNNLRGQAKTGGLKNAFDYPGFVPAYVRPLFCEGKGPFRWAALSGDPKDIAVTDDLILEHFKHNRMLVRWIKMARERIPFQGLPSRICWLGYGEREKFGGIINDHIKSGKISAPIVIGRDHLDCGSVASPYRETEDMLDGSDAIADWPLLNGLLNAISGASWVSIHHGGGVGIGNSIHAGMVVVADGTKEMALRLNRVLTNDPGTGVMRHVDAGYKQAIEFAGKNKITIPMMKR; translated from the coding sequence ATGAAGGCCAAAAAAGTCAAAGCCGCACATGGTTTGAAGATATCCTGCAGGGGCTGGCATCAGGAAGCCGCGCTTAGAATGCTCAATAACAACCTTGATCCTGAGGTAGCCGAGAAACCGGATGAGTTGATAATTTATGGGGGTTCGGGCAAGGCGGCTCGTAACTGGGATGCATACGCTGCTATTGTTCAATCGCTTAAGAAACTGGGCAATGACGAGACGTTGCTGGTGCAGTCGGGTAAACCGGTGGGTATTTTCCAGACTCACGAGCATTCGCCGCGAGTATTGATTGCCAACTCCAACCTGGTACCCAGATGGGCAACCTGGGAGAAATTCCGCCAGCTTGATCAACTGGGATTGATAATGTACGGACAGATGACTGCCGGCAGCTGGATATACATCGGAACGCAGGGCATCATTCAGGGGACCTACGAAACTTTCGCCGCCGCCGCCGAGCAGCATTTCAAAGGGGATTTGTCGGGTAAGTGGATTCTTACGGGCGGCATGGGCGGCATGGGCGGCGCCCAGCCTCTGGCGGGGACAATGGCGGGAGCATCGATTCTCGTGGTGGAGGTTGACGAATCGCGGATTAATCGCCGGGTGAAACAGGGATTCTGCGATATCAAAGTCAAGGAACTTGACAAGGCTCTCAAGCTGATAAAGGACCACACCAAATCCAACGAACCGATATCTATTGGCCTGGTCGGCAACTGCGCCGATGTTTTTCCGGAGATATTCCGCAGGGGAATCCTGCCCGATATGGTGACCGATCAAACATCGGCTCACGATGAACTCAACGGGTATATCCCCGAAGGTCTGACAATGGTTGAGGCCAACCGGCTGCGCAAAAAGAACCCGAAAGAATACATGAAGCGTTCATATGATTCCATGGTGAAGCATTGTGCCGCCATGATTAAATTCCAGAAGGCCGGCTCGATCGTCTTCGACTACGGCAATAATCTTCGCGGTCAGGCCAAGACCGGTGGATTGAAGAATGCTTTTGACTATCCCGGTTTTGTTCCGGCCTATGTCAGGCCGCTTTTCTGCGAAGGTAAAGGACCGTTCCGATGGGCCGCGTTGTCGGGTGATCCCAAGGACATAGCTGTTACCGATGATTTGATTCTCGAACATTTCAAGCACAACCGGATGCTGGTCCGCTGGATCAAGATGGCCAGAGAGAGAATACCCTTCCAGGGTCTACCATCGCGTATCTGCTGGCTGGGCTATGGTGAACGGGAGAAGTTCGGAGGGATAATCAACGACCATATCAAGTCGGGCAAGATATCGGCGCCAATCGTGATCGGCCGTGATCATCTGGATTGCGGCAGTGTTGCGTCGCCCTATCGGGAGACCGAGGATATGCTTGATGGTTCCGATGCCATTGCGGACTGGCCTCTGCTGAATGGATTGCTCAACGCGATCTCCGGCGCCAGCTGGGTCTCGATTCATCATGGCGGCGGAGTCGGTATCGGTAATTCGATTCATGCCGGCATGGTGGTCGTGGCTGATGGTACAAAGGAGATGGCCTTGCGCCTTAACCGTGTTCTGACGAATGATCCGGGAACCGGCGTGATGCGCCACGTTGACGCCGGCTACAAGCAGGCGATCGAGTTCGCCGGCAAGAACAAAATCACAATACCGATGATGAAGAGGTAG
- a CDS encoding GNAT family protein, with translation MIKKIEGTRINLRVHRGSDAVSIFRYASDEAVSRYTFIPHPYTIRHAHDFIKLARSTRRKKLAFHFGIEDKQNGEIIGGIGLEAIDHFHHKGEIGYWLATPYWRQGIMTEAVNLILGFCFCEVNLHRVYAHVFPENAPSSMLLEKVGFTREGLLRQAAFKNGTFVDNYIYSILEHEWRQRRR, from the coding sequence ATGATTAAGAAAATTGAAGGTACCAGGATCAACCTGAGGGTCCACCGCGGTTCGGATGCCGTCTCGATTTTCCGCTATGCTTCCGATGAAGCCGTCAGCCGCTACACCTTCATTCCCCACCCTTACACCATAAGACACGCCCACGACTTTATTAAGCTGGCCCGCTCGACGCGCCGCAAGAAACTCGCCTTCCACTTCGGCATCGAAGACAAACAAAACGGTGAAATCATCGGCGGCATCGGGCTTGAGGCCATTGATCATTTTCATCATAAAGGTGAGATCGGTTATTGGCTGGCGACGCCCTATTGGCGCCAGGGGATAATGACCGAAGCTGTCAACCTCATTCTGGGCTTCTGTTTTTGCGAAGTCAACCTGCACCGGGTTTACGCCCATGTATTTCCGGAGAATGCGCCCTCATCGATGCTTCTGGAGAAAGTCGGTTTCACCAGAGAAGGACTGCTTCGTCAGGCGGCCTTCAAAAACGGCACTTTCGTCGACAACTATATCTATTCCATTCTGGAGCACGAGTGGCGTCAACGCCGCCGGTGA
- a CDS encoding DUF4416 family protein, whose product MARIQKPPPGRLIVSIMYSSMDALAEGVKMLEKKFGRVQYETLEIACCDAEEYREEMGEDLLRRFYSFDGLVPRDSLPDLKAACYKIEPRFSDTVDGYHFRTINIDPGILTPSALVMASHKEYNHRIYLCDGVWGEMALIFAHGKFCRLPWTNPDFCSDEAVDFFERVRSTFEIIEPAQEVLPL is encoded by the coding sequence ATGGCAAGGATACAGAAACCACCCCCGGGACGGCTCATCGTGTCCATTATGTACTCATCGATGGATGCTCTGGCGGAAGGCGTCAAGATGCTCGAAAAGAAATTCGGGAGAGTTCAGTACGAGACGCTGGAGATAGCGTGCTGCGATGCTGAGGAGTACCGCGAGGAGATGGGTGAAGATCTGCTGAGACGGTTTTATTCGTTCGATGGTCTGGTACCGCGCGACTCCCTTCCGGATTTGAAGGCGGCCTGTTATAAGATAGAGCCGAGGTTCTCCGATACGGTGGACGGATATCATTTCAGGACGATTAATATCGATCCGGGCATACTGACCCCATCGGCGCTCGTGATGGCATCACACAAAGAATACAATCACCGGATTTATCTGTGCGACGGGGTCTGGGGTGAGATGGCGCTTATATTCGCTCACGGCAAGTTTTGCCGGTTGCCGTGGACCAATCCGGATTTCTGCTCTGATGAAGCGGTCGATTTTTTCGAACGGGTCAGAAGTACTTTTGAGATAATCGAGCCGGCCCAGGAAGTCCTGCCCCTGTAA